AATTCGGGGCCATCATGCTCGCGGGCATGGCAGGCCTTGTTGCGGGATCGATGTCTATGGCCGCAGGCGAATATGTGTCGGTCTTCTCTCAGGCGGACACGGAGCGGGCGGACCTCGAACGTGAGCGGAAAGAGCTCGATACGAGCCCCGAGCACGAGCTGGCGGAACTTGCCGGCATTTACGAGGACCGCGGGCTGGAGCCCGAACTCGCCCGCGAGGTCGCCGCACAGCTTACAAAGCACGATGCGCTTGGGGCTCATGCACGCGATGAACTGGGTATCTCGACGGTCATGAGTGCCAGGCCACTGCAGGCCGCGGTCTATTCTGCGGTCAGTTTTGCCATCGGAGCTGCATTGCCGCTCGCGGTCGCGGCAGTTTTCGCGGGCGGGATGCTCATCTTAGCCGTTGCGGTCAGTTCACTGATATTCCTGGCGTTGCTTGGCGGCGTCGCGGCGAATATGGGCGGTGCGAGCGTTCTAAAAGGCGCTTGGCGTGTAATGTTTTGGGGTGCCGCCGCAATGCTTGCAACCGCTGCCGTCGGCTACGTATTCGGCACAACGGTCGGCTAGCGGCGGGCAACGTCTTCGCCGATCGTCCAGACGTTCACCGAACTGGACAAACCCAAACCTGACAGCCTTCCCGCGAGCATGACTATTGTTTCTCCGTTCTCGACGACACCTGCGTCGAGGAGAGTGTTTTCGCCTGTTTTCAGCATATCAACCGTCGCATCGGATCCCGACGCCATCAGGTCGAGCATAGTGCCTTCGCCGATCTTGTTTTCCTGCCCGGCGACGACAAGGCCCTCGTCGAACAACGGTGTGACGCCCCAGATCAATGCAAGCTGGCCGCACGAATCGCCGGACGTTGTCAGAGCGAACGTCGCGAGCCCCGAGCGGAATGACGACAGCCGCCGAGCCATCAGTCCCGATTCCGTGAAGACCGCGATCTTGTCGGTCTGCATCTCCTTTGCGGCTGCGGCTGCGGCCTTGCAAAGTGCCTGGCTCGTCCGGGCCGATGGCGGCTGCGAGAATTTTACGGGTTTCTTCAGCTGTTCCGGGCGTATCGTTTCTGCCGAGTCGATAATGCGGGCCATTGTTTCAATGGCCTCGACGGGATAATTGCCGCTTGCGGTCTCAGCAGAGAGCATCACAGCGTCGGTGCCGTCCCACACCGCATTTGCAACATCGGACGCCTCGGCACGTGTCGGGAACGGATTCTCGATCATCGACTGGAGCATCTGCGTAGCAGTGATGACAAAACGATCATTCGCCACGGCGAGTTCGATGATGCGCTTCTGATAGACGGGAACGAGTTCGACGCTGGTCTCGACGCCGAGGTCGCCGCGGGCGACCATCAGCCCGTCAGTCGCATCGATGATCTCAAGCAAGTTATCGACCGCTTCGCTTTTTTCTATCTTTGCGACGAGCAGGGCACGGCCAAGTTTCCGCTTGTTCAGCTTTTTGATCAGATCTTTGACCTCGCGGCAATCTTCCGCGGTCCTGACGAATGACAATGCGATGTAATCAACATTCTGCTCGACTGCCCATTCGAGGTCCGCTCGATCCTTTTCGGTCAATGATGGGATCGGCAATGCCGTGTTCGGCAGGTTAATGCCTTTGCGTTCGCTCAATATGCCGCCCGTCACTACACGGCAAATAACATCGCTGTCCGCGACCTCTTCTACCAAGAGTTCTATCGCTCCGTCGTCAAGCAGTATGCGTGACCCTGCGTTAACCGCCTGCGGCAAACCGGCGAAATTCGTAGAGATCTGATGAGCATCACCGGCGATGTCGCGCGTGGTAATCACAAAACGCTCGCCGGTCGTCAACAGGACCGGCTTGCCGTCAGTCAACGTGCGGGTTCTTATCTTCGGCCCCGAAAGATCTATAAGCTCCGCGATGGGCTTGCCTGCCCGCAGAGCCGCTGCACGGACGTTCTCAAGCGTCTGCTGATGCTGTTCGCGGCTTCCGTGCGACATGTTTATGCGAACCGCGTTCATTCCCGCCGCGATCATTGCGTCGAGCACCGCGGGCTCATTCGAGGCGGGGCCGATGGTCGCCAATATCTTTGCTTTTCTCATTGGTTCGATTTTAGCTCAGTAGGCTGTTCGCCCAACAACGTCGATGCGATAACTTAAGATGAACGCAACACGCCAAGCTTTTTCGAATAGCTGTGAACCGTTGCGACGAACGTAGAATGCGACCATGTCAGCGGAGAAACGGAGAGGTGTTTTCCCGTGACAGGATCGATCTGTTCGGGAAGCACGCCGGACGGAAGTGCACGCTCGGCGACCCATTCGAGCGCCGCCAATGCAGGCGCGAGGTCATCGGGCGTCTTTGCGTTTGCTATGTAATATTCTGCCAGCCACAGCGTGCAGATGATCCACGAATTCCCGGTAATGCCTTCGGATTCAAGCATATAGCCATCGCCCTCGAAGCGAGCCACGCCGCCAAAGGCCTCACGATTGATCAGCGAGCTTTCTACCGCTGCCAAGGTCCCTGCTGTCATCGCGTCGTCCGCGTCGAAACAATCAAAATAAAACACACCGAAAAGCGACGAATCTACGGTCGGGTCAGGCGTCAGTTCATCGTCACCGTTTGCCTGCAGCGACCGCAAAAAACGGCCGTGTTCTGCTGAATACAAATGTTCTCGCATTCCGCGGACGATCTCGTCTGCGGCGGCGGAAAATTCACCGGAATCATCCGCTCTGCCGAGGCCTGTCGCGATATCGGCTGCGGATCGCAATCCGGCGACGACCGCTGCACACGTGAACGTGTGCACGCCGCGGCGATCTTCCCAAAGGTTCCAACTCGGCCTTGGCAGGCCTGTTTCGGCATCGCGATATTCGGCCATGAACCTTGCGCACCGCAGTACCAGTTTGCTGTACATTTCGCCGGCGAACGACGCGTCCGGATACAGTCGAAGATGCTCGCCAAGAGCCCAGATCACGAGTGCCGTTTCGTCCTCCTGTATCGGCAGCAGTTCGCGCTTGCGGTATGGATCCCAATACGCATGCCAGCCGGAACCAACCGAACCGTCCGGATTGTATTTCTGCAAAAAGTAGCCTCGCGGGTGAACTATCCGCGCACACAGTTCGAAAAATCTCCGGCCGATGTCGGGAAATCCCGCAATGTCGGCCGCATTTGCTACGAACGCACCGTCCCGAGGCCACAGATAACTGTAATGGTCCGTCGCACGGTCGGTCACATCGTGGTCGTTCGCGGCAATGATGGCTCCGCCGTTATCGATCTGGCTGCGAACGATCAAAAGGCTTCTTGAATACAGATCTCGGACAGCACCCGACAGATCATCGGAAACTGAATTTCCATCCTTGAGCCAATCGATCCAGTGCTTCTCGGTCGAAGCAAGCAGCGACTCGGGACCTTGAGACAGAACGGATCCGTTCAACTCAGCGGCGTCGGCGTATGAAGCGGCCGCTGCGATCCAATAATAAAACTGATGTGTCCCGTATGGTTCAAGTTCAAAATGGATCGCTATCGTAGAATCAACCGAGCCTTCGGTTATCGCCCCGCCGTGCAGGCGGCCGTCTTCCGCGTCGCGCCACGTGCCTTCCTGATGGCGGAAAGCCTTGCGGCCGGTCGCGAACTCGTCAAAATGCGGATCAGTGTCGATCAGGAAATACCGATGCTTTTTGTAGTGGATCAGCGAATGGGTCTCAGGGTCAAAGAATGCGGTATCGCCGACCTTGTTCTCATAGATGCGAAAGTCATGGTGAAGAAAAAAACGGACCTCCCGCATATGATCTGAGAGGTTCGTCAACGAAAGCCTCCGCACGAAGATGTTCTTATAGGGATGAACCGCATCCGAGCAGTTAATGCGGATATCCAAGGCAGCATGCCCAAGAGTGACGTCGGTTACGAGCGAATCTGGGCGATAATTCAGGCTTCGATCCCATCCGTCCTCGTGCAGCCACGAGAACTCGCCGTCAATCCAAATGCCGCTGCGAAAAGGGAATCCTTCGCTATGATTTTCCTGCCCGACGTGCGGGAAATACACGTCGCGTATCTGATATTTATCGTCGAAATTTATCAGCAGGCTGCCGTTTCCGACGGGAATATCCCTCATATTCGCCCCTTACGGTTGGGAATTGACGGCCATTTCCACTGCTTCGTCGAGCTGCTTCTGGATCGGCGGGCTGAAGCCGATCAGCTTTGTTACCTGATTTCCTTTTCGGTCGAATACGATCGTCTGCGGGATGTCGCTGCGTTCCGCGAAAACGAATCGCGTCAGGGCGTCCTCCGGAAATGCTATCAAATAATCGATCTTCGTCGTTTCGAGGAACTTCGGTATCTTGCCGCTGTCCTCCTCGCCGCCGACGTTCAGGCCGACGATATAAAGGTTGTCGGCACCGTGCTTTTCTACAAGGGAATTCAAATGCGGGATCGCACGTTTGCAAGGTTCGCAGTAGGTTGCCCAAAAATCCAGGATCACTGCTTTGCCCTGGAAATCGCCGAGCTTATGGACCTTTTCATCGAGGTCGGTCCAGGACATGTCCCTAATCGGCTTGGTCGGCACGACCGGAAGGTTCGTCGTCGGCCTGTCGTTGATCGAGCTGGGTGCGTCCGAAACAGCGACCGGGGCGGCCGATGGCCTGCAAGCCGACAGTATGAACATCGCGAAAACAAATATCAGGAAACTCCGCATATAGTTAGATTTTAGTTTGCGGCCGCTTTTTTGTAAAAATCATCTGAGCGGTCGATCCGGCCGCGAAGTTAATGGGTATCTATCCGCAGGACATCGAAGACATCATCGCGTCGTGTATTCACAGCGGTGAGCCCGACCGTTTTGATGCCGTTGGTGTCGATGCGAACATCCGCTGCGGGTCATGGTTGCGGTTCGCTCTGCGGATCGAGGACGGCAACATCTCCGCGATCGGATACACCTCCAACGGATGCGGTTTCATGATCGCTGCGGCCGAAACGCTGTCGCGGCGTATTGACGGCTGTGCTCTATCGGAACTTCACGGTTTGGACGCTGTTCCGGTCCGGACCGAAGACGGCAAAGGCACAGCCTCTGACAGGCCGGCGTGTTCGGATGCCGCTCTTTCGGCCCTGCGAAAAGCACTTGCCGAGTATCGTGAGAAGGCCATCGCGGCCTCCGGCGATAAAGCTCTTGCCTGTACCTGTTTCAGCATTACTATTGACACCATCGAGGCCGCAGCGGCAAAAGGTGCGGACACCTTGGAGAAAGTTCAGGCGGAATGCCGTGCGGGCGGCGGCTGCGGTTCGTGCCGTATGCTGATCCAAGAGATCATCGACCGGGAAAACACGATGTTTATATTCGAATAGTTCGTTTGTGATATACTTTCTCCCTTAAGAGATGACCCGATCGATCTCCACATTTCCCGCCTGACCGACGATGGACGACCCCGCCAGTTTATTATTATTTGTTACTGAAACGACTTCGGCTCTTCCGTTCGATGCTGTTTCGACCGCGTGGAACTTTTTACTCGTCGCGGTCCTGGTCGCCGCTAACGGATTTTTTGTGGCGAGTGAATTCGCACTTGTGGCGGTAAGGCGTTCGCGGGTCGAGGCCGCCGCGGCAGAGGGTGATCCGGCAGCCCAAAAGCTGCTCGAGATGCTCAACAACATCAACGGCTACATATCCGCCACACAGTTGGGCATCACGCTGTTCTCTCTAGCACTCGGATGGTTCGGCGAGCCGGCCGTAGCCGCATTTATCCAGCCCCTCTTTCTCTGGCTGGCAGAACAAAGCGGACTCGCCGTAATAGCCTCTGGTGTCGTTCTGCACACATTCTCGCTGGTCATCTCGTTCTCGCTGGTCACGTTCTTTCTCATTGTTTTCGGCGAGCTTGCTCCCAAGACGATAGCGCTTGAAAAAACAGAGAAGATCGCCTATCTGACGGCTCCTGTACTTCGGTTATTTTATCGGATATTCATTTATCCGATCCGTTTGCTGGAATGGAGCGGCAAACAGACCGTAAGGCTTTTGGGGCTCGGCAAAATGAACACGGATCAGATCGGCTATACAGAAGAGGAGATCAAGCAATTGCTTTCCGCGTCGCTCGCGAGCGGCCACCTCAACAAAGAGGAGCACAAGCTGATCGACCAGATCTTCGAATTCTCCGATACGACCGTAAAAGAAGCTATGATCCCTCGGACAGAGATAGTCGCGATCTCTGTCAAAAGCACTCTCGACGAGATACTTGAAAAGTTCGCAGCGAGCGGCTATTCGAGGCTTCCGGTATATCGCGGATCGCTCGACGACATCGCAGGATACATTCACAGCAAGGATGTTGTCGCGTTCCTGCGTAACGCGAAGTCATTCAAGATCGAAAAGCTGATGAAAAAGCCGCATTATGTCGTCGACACGGCCCGGCTTGAGGACGTTTTGCGGCAGATGCAGGAAGAAAAATTCCATTTCGGTTTTGTTGTTGACGAACATGGCGGCGTCGAGGGCATCATTACTCTCGAGGATCTGCTGGAAGAGATCGTCGGCGATATTTCCGATGAACATGATGAAGAGGTCAACGAACAGATCGACGAACAAAAGGACGGAAGTTACCTTCTGGACGGCGGGCTCGCCGTTCGCGACCTGAACAAACGGTTGGGCCTGAGCATTCCGATCTCTGAGGCATATACGACCATCGCGGGCTTTCTGATGTCCGAATCGGGGCGAATTTTGGACGAGGGAGAGGCGGTGCCTTTTAACGGCCATACATTTCACATAGAGACGGTAGATAGACGACGCATCAAGAAGGTCCGTTTGCGGAAAAACTGATATCCTCGTTCAAATGACGAATTCGGACGTATTACGCTCGATCGCGATCACGGCCGCCGCGGTGTTGGTCGTTGCGTTCGCCGTTTTCGGAATGCGGGGAAAATACGTCGGAACTCGCGAAGGAAAGGCTGACGAGAATTATCTGCAGTCAACGGATTGCCGCGTCTGTCACGAGGAACACTATACGAGCTGGCGCCGGACGCACCACAGCCGCATGACGCAGGAGGCCGGCGGCGAAACGGTGCAGGGCGATTTTGAAAGAGAGAATACTTTGGAGTATTTAGGCGTCAAAGCAAAGATGACACGCGATGCGGAGGGATTCTATTTTGAACTCACGAATCCCGACGGCAGCCGTGAAAAACACAAGATCGAGCGCACGGTCGGCTCACGCCGCATCGAACAGTACCTGATAAAGAACAACGGACAGTATTATCGCTTTCCCATCGCCTACGACCTGATGAACCGCCGCTGGATGAGCCTGAACGGATCGTTCTTTTATCCCGACAGCGACAATTTCGATCAGCACCTCGCGCAATGGGACGTGAACTGCGTTTTTTGCCACAACGTCAAAGCACAGCCGAATTTCGATTTTCGGACCCGTCTGGCAAAAACTGAGGTTTCCGAACTCGGCATCGCATGCGGTGCTTGTCATGCACAGGGTGCCGAACATGCGGAACTCGCCGCCAATCCGCTGCGGCGCAATCTATGGCGTTTTGGCGGCGGCGACGAGAAAAAGATCGTCGATCCGCTCGGAATTGATACCGACCGATCGATGATGATCTGCGGGCATTGCCACGGCCAGCGAATGCCCGAACCGCAGACTCGCATTCGCGAGATCTTGACCAAAGGAGATCCTTTCGACGCGGGCGACGACCTCTCGAAATACTACAAACCAATTCACGCAGATTCGAAATTGGGCGAAATGACCTTTGAGACCCGCTTTTGGCCGGACGGTTCGCCGCGGCTGACAGCGTACGAATATCAGGGGCTGAAGGCATCGCCCTGCTTTACAAAAGGAAAAGCCGGTGCACGCATCAATTGCCTCTCATGCCATACGATGCACGGCGGCGACGTGAAAGGCCAGATCACGGACGAGATGCGGACGAATCTTGCATGCACACAGTGCCACACCGAATACAAGGCTCCGGAAGCGGTCGCGAAACATACAAAACACGAAGCCGATTCCGCGGGCAGCAGCTGCTATGCCTGCCATATGCCAAAGGTCGTTTACGGTGTCCAGACTTTTCACCCGACGCATCAGATATCGGTCCCGCGGCCCGAGATGACCGCTGAGAAAGGCGTCCCGAACGCGTGCAGTCAATGCCACGTGGATAAGTCGCTGAACTGGGCGATCAACAGCTCGAAGGAAATGTGGCCGGAGTATTTCAAAGACGCGAAGCCATCGTCAAACGGAGAATTCGACCGCCCCGAAACGATCCGAGGCCTTTTTGCCGGCGATGCGCTGACAAGGGCGATGATGGCAGACGCACTGCTGCGTCATGGGAACAGCGATATTGCGGCTCCTTTTCTGCTGGAGTCGTTCTCGACCGACAATTATCCGATAGTCCGCTATTTCGCGGCGAACGGGCTCTCGGCTTGGTTTCCCGCGGTGACGCGGCCGGATTACCTGCTATTTGCTGATGACCGAAAGCCGGTCGTCGAGGAATGGCGGCGGCGTTTTAGCGCAGAACGAGTTCGCGAGACAGAACAAGCTGCGGCGGCATTGCGTGCGGTACGAAAAAACGTCGATCTGGAGGTCGGGGAATAATGGCGAAAGAAAGAGTAGAAGCCCCGCCGATCAATGAAACCTCCGCCCTGAAACAGGCGTGGATCAGCATTGCTGTATGGATGACGCTCGGCCTGCTGCTCGAAGGGCTGTTGGCGTTTCGCTCGCCGGCATACCTGCAGGACGAGGTCCGTCGCGAGATGTTCCGGCTCGCACATTCGCACGGCGGCGTTCTCAATCTTCTCCTGCTTGCCGCTGCATTTTATATACGGATCTATTCTCCGAAGTTCCCGAAGGCCGCTATGCTCGCACTTCGGTTGGGCGTTGTACTGATGCCGGTCGGGTTCCTGTTGGGCGGCGTCTGGCACTCTGACAGCGATCCGGGGCCGGGCGTGTTCCTCGCTCCCTTAGGCGGTTTGATGATAATCTTTGGTGTGGTTTCTGTTGCCGTTTCGGCATTTTCAAAAGAATGATAAAGATCGCGGGGGCGTTCAAATTTTCATTTACGGGGCTGAGATCGGCCATTCTTGGCGTTGTAATGCTTTGGGCGGCGGGCTGCGGCAGCCCGGCGGAACAGCCGAAGATCGAAAAGGATAATTGGCCGAATTCTGAAAAGGTGGCCGGCAAAAGCGAAGGGCTTTCGCGTGTTTCGGGCATTGCATTGTTCGATGACGCGATATTTCTGACCATGGGCGGGACGATCGCGGACAAGATGGACGGCACTAACGGTGTCCGGCGGATCGATCTTAGAACAAGGGAAATAACCAAGATCGACGACGGCGAAAAGTTCCCGCAGACCGATGCAGGTGCGCTTATTCACGATGACAAATTCATCTATTGGAACGCCGGCGGTGCGATGCAGCGATACGCGGTCGATGGATCGGTGCGTGACGAGATAGTTACGTCAAATATCGGACTTGGGGCTGACAAGGTGTTGGCAAACAACCGAATTTATTGGGTGAATCACGGCTACTATACGCCCGACGAACCTGTTCGCCCGTCGGATATATTTTCCGCTCCCATCGAAGGCGGCAAGCCCGAGATCTTTGCCGCGAAACAACTGCTCGCCGCAAATGCGGCGTCTGACGGCGAATACCTCTATTGGACGTCAAGGTCCGGGATCGCGCGAAAGCCGCTCAAAGGCGGCGGTATCACGATAATTTTGAAAGCGGCTGAAAATGAGGGTTTTGACCACCTAATCATCAGCGGAGGACGCATTTATTTTAGCCATCGTGCGGGCGACAACGCGAATTGGCAGCTGCGGAGCGTCGGTAAAGAGGGTAGCGAACCCGTCACGATGGTTGAGAGCATAGCGAACCTTCCGTTCGCCGCGGACGGCGCGAACGTCTATTATTTTGCAAACGAGGGAATGGCGCTTTACAGCCTTTTCCGCATTTCAATGTCCGGCGGTGAGCCCGTTAAGATGGATACGGGTTATACTAACGGCGAGATCGCACTGTCGGCCACGCACATTTACGTCGTTACGCTCGACGATATTTTCAGGATCGCAAAGAACAAGTAAATTAAGGAACAATTTTAATAATGAGCTATATCGATCAGGTTTGGGCAAGAGAGATAATGGACAGCCGCGGCAATCCGACCATCGAGGCCGAGGTGATACTTGAGGACGGCACGTCGGGACGCGCAGCGGTGCCGAGCGGTGCTTCGACAGGCGAGAATGAGGCGGTTGAGCTCCGCGACGGCGACAAAGCCCGCTATTTGGGCAAAGGCGTGCTGAACGCCGTAAACAACGTGAACGAGGTGATCGGCCGCGAACTCGAAGGCCTCGATTCGCTCGATCAGACCGAGGTTGACGGGACAATGATCGAGCTTGACGGCACGGAAAACAAGTCGAAACTTGGAGCGAATGCTATTCTCGCCGTATCGCTCGCTAATGCACGCGCCGCAGCGACGTATCAGGGAATGCCGCTCTATCGCTACATCGGCGGTGCGAACGCGAAAACGCTTCCGGTGCCGATGATGAACATCCTGAACGGCGGAGCACACGCGGACAACAACGTGGATTTTCAGGAATTCATGGTAATGCCGGTCGGAGCGGAAAGTTTCGGAGAGGCACTGCGGTGCGGTGCCGAGATTTTTCACAATCTGAAAGGAGTGCTGAAAAGCCGCGGCTATTCGACCGCCGTCGGCGACGAAGGCGGTTTTGCACCGAACCTCAAATCGAACGACGAGGCCGTCGAAACGATCTTGGAGGCCATCGAAGAGTCCGGATATACCGCCGGCGACGACGTAATGATCGCACTCGATCCGGCGTCAAGTGAATTCTACCGCGACGGGAAATACGTCTTTCACAAAAGCGACAACCGCGAGCTTTCGTCGGCCGAAATGGCAGCATATTGGGCAGATTGGTGCGACAAGTATCCGATAATCTCGATCGAGGACGGCATGGCAGAGAACGATTGGGACGGCTGGAAAGAGCTTACGCGGCTGGTAGGCGACAGGGTGCAGCTCGTCGGCGACGACCTTTTTGTGACCAACGTCAAGTTCCTGCAAAAAGGGATCGACGAAGGTGCAGCGAACTCGATCCTGATCAAGGTAAATCAGATCGGGACGCTCACAGAAACGCTTGACGCCATTGAACTTGCAAGAACGAACAACATGACCGCGGTTATTTCGCACCGAAGCGGCGAGACGGAAGATTCTTTCATCGCAGACCTTGCGGTCGCGACGAACGCCGGCCAGATAAAGACCGGCAGCCTTTGCCGCAGTGACCGCATTGCGAAATATAATCAACTGCTGCGTATCGAGGAAGACCTCGGCGACTACGCACGCTATCCCGGCCGTGCGGCCTTTTATCAGATCTCGTAGGTGCGGAGTATGACAACTGCCGAAAAACGCCCGATAGTTCTGGCCATCCTTGATGGTTGGGGCTATGCCCCGCGAACAGGTGCCAACGCCATCGCAGGAGCCCACACACCTTATTACGATGAGATATGCCGGCGTTTTCCTATGACAACGCTTTCAGCCGTTGACGGCGAATCGGGCGACTCTGCCGCAGGCGATCCGGAACTTGGACATTTGAAGATCGGCACGGGACGCGAAGTACGAACCGAGGCCGCGATGATCCACGACGCCATCGTTTCGGGAGAATTCGAGAAAAACGCTGTCCTGACCCGCATGTTCGCCAAGGCGAAAGAAGGCAGGAATTCGGTTCATCTGATCGGCCTGCTGAGCGACAGCGGAGTGCATTCAAGTCCTGAAAATCTCTTTGCATTGCTGCGGATGGCGAAGTCATTCGGCCTCGATGACGTGAACATTCACTGCATCCTCGACGGCCTCGACGTTGCTCCGCGTACCGCCGACATCTACCTCGAAGCTCTTGAGATCAAGCTCGCCGATATCGGTGTCGGAAAGATCGCGTCGATGTGCGGACGGTTTTTCGGTATGGACACGGGCGAGAATTGGGAGCGAACGGCTCGTGCATTCACGATGCTCGTCCACGGCGAGGGCGAACGTGCGACAGATGCCGTCGCTGCCGTGCGTAACTCGTTCCTTCGGGGTATTTCTGACGAATTCATCGCTCCGATAGTCATGGAAAGGGCACCCGACATCCCTGTGGCACGGGTCAAGAATGGCGATCTCGTCATCTTCTTTAATCACCGCGGCGACGGTATGAAGCAGCTCGTCCGTTCGCTCTGTATGCCGGGCGGTGCGAATACTGCAAAGCCTATCGTCGAGACTGTTTGCCTGACCGACTATGAAAGTTCATTCAATCTGCCCTCAGCATTTCGTCAGGAGCCTTTCAAACGCTCACTTTCCGAGATATTGACAGAAGAGCATATTCCTATCAAAAAGATCACCGAACCGGCCCGTCAGGAACATCTCGCCGGCATTTTTGACGGCCGCAATGACTTTTCTGACAGACTTGAACAGGAGCTGATCGTCCTCGGGAACGGAGGCCGCGAAACATACCCCGAATCGCAGAGCTTTAAGATCGTCGATCGATTCCGACGCGAGATCGAGACGGAGAAGAAAGGGGTCTATATCGTAAATCTTCCGGCGGCAGGACTTGCCGCCGAGTCCGGCGATGTAGGAACGACGGTCGCGGCGATCCAGTTCGTCGATACGTGTCTTGGCGGCATTTGGGAAAAGACCGAGGAACTCGGCGGAACACTGCTCGTCACGTCTTCTTATGGCATTTGTGAGGAAATGGCTGCGGAAAGGGACGAACAGAGACACAAACCGACAATGAATCCGGTTCCTTTTCATTTGGTTTCCGGTGACGCGTCGGGCGCTCAGCTTGCCGAGGGGCGAACGCTTGCCGATATAGCGCCGACGATCCTCTCGATGCTCGGCATCGATAAACCGATAGATATGACAGGCTCGGATCTGCGTTTGATCTGATCAATTCACACCGTTGGAACCAAAGAACATTCTTGTACTGCATTTCGGCCAGCTTGGCGATGTGATACTCGGTTTGCCTGCACTTGCCGCCATCCGCGAACGCTTTCCCAACGCTCAAATTAC
This sequence is a window from Acidobacteriota bacterium. Protein-coding genes within it:
- the gpmI gene encoding phosphoglycerate mutase (2,3-diphosphoglycerate-independent); its protein translation is MTTAEKRPIVLAILDGWGYAPRTGANAIAGAHTPYYDEICRRFPMTTLSAVDGESGDSAAGDPELGHLKIGTGREVRTEAAMIHDAIVSGEFEKNAVLTRMFAKAKEGRNSVHLIGLLSDSGVHSSPENLFALLRMAKSFGLDDVNIHCILDGLDVAPRTADIYLEALEIKLADIGVGKIASMCGRFFGMDTGENWERTARAFTMLVHGEGERATDAVAAVRNSFLRGISDEFIAPIVMERAPDIPVARVKNGDLVIFFNHRGDGMKQLVRSLCMPGGANTAKPIVETVCLTDYESSFNLPSAFRQEPFKRSLSEILTEEHIPIKKITEPARQEHLAGIFDGRNDFSDRLEQELIVLGNGGRETYPESQSFKIVDRFRREIETEKKGVYIVNLPAAGLAAESGDVGTTVAAIQFVDTCLGGIWEKTEELGGTLLVTSSYGICEEMAAERDEQRHKPTMNPVPFHLVSGDASGAQLAEGRTLADIAPTILSMLGIDKPIDMTGSDLRLI